In one window of Mus pahari chromosome 3, PAHARI_EIJ_v1.1, whole genome shotgun sequence DNA:
- the LOC110318435 gene encoding olfactory receptor 1L6-like: MFRENQSHMTEFLLLGLTSNPKQQVWLFASFLAMYLVNVIGNSVIIASIQRDARLHTPMYFFLSNLSLVDICFTTVIVPQMLVNLLTQRKTILFAQCLTQMYFFVAFGITDSFLLAAMAIDRYVAICNPLHYNTAMSPRRCRLLVVASWTVSHLHSLTHTILMGRLSFCGPNVIHHFFCDVQPLLTLSCSDTSINELLAFTEGSVVIMSPFIFIVVSYIYITRTVLRVPSGEGRYKVFSTCGSHLTVVALFYGTIISVYIRPSSTYSVTKDRVVTVIYTVITPMLNPFIYSLRNKEMKQALRKLAKRTE; this comes from the coding sequence ATGTTCCGGGAAAACCAGAGCCACATGACAGAATTCCTCCTTTTAGGACTGACCAGCAACCCAAAACAACAGGTATGGCTTTTTGCCAGCTTCCTTGCTATGTACCTGGTCAATGTGATTGGCAACTCTGTCATCATTGCATCCATCCAGAGAGATGCCCGACTACATACTCCTATGTACTTCTTTCTCTCCAACCTGTCCCTGGTGGACATCTGCTTTACCACTGTCATTGTGCCACAGATGTTAGTGAACTTgctgacacagagaaagacaatcctCTTTGCCCAGTGCCTCACTCAAATGTATTTCTTTGTGGCCTTTGGTATTACAGACAGTTTCCTTTTGGCTGCGATGGCCATTGACCGCTATGTTGCTATCTGCAATCCACTTCATTACAACACGGCCATGAGTCCCAGGCGCTGTCGTTTGCTGGTGGTGGCATCCTGGACAGTGTCCCATCTTCACTCCCTCACCCACACAATTCTCATGGGTCGCCTCTCTTTCTGTGGACCCAATGTCATTCATCACTTCTTTTGTGATGTCCAGCCACTGCTGACACTCTCCTGCTCTGACACCTCTATCAATGAGCTCTTGGCCTTCACAGAGGGCTCTGTTGTAATCATGAGCCCTTTTATCTTTATTGTTGTCTCTTATATCTATATCACTCGGACTGTTCTGAGGGTCCCCTCAGGGGAAGGAAGGTACAAAGTTTTTTCTACCTGTGGGTCCCACCTCACAGTTGTAGCACTGTTCTATGGAACCATAATATCAGTGTACATTCGCCCCTCATCCACCTACTCAGTGACAAAGGACCGAGTGGTCACTGTTATCTATACAGTGATTACCCCCATGTTGAATCCTTTCATCTACAGCCTTaggaacaaagaaatgaaacaggCCTTGAGAAAACTGGCTAAAAGAACAgagtag
- the LOC110318437 gene encoding olfactory receptor 1G1-like, whose translation MGFSDHPEQQPLLFTLFLGMYLVTLLGNLAIILAIVSGQHLHTPMYFFLANLSFIDTCFTCTIVPKVLTNIQTQHQTISHTGCLLQMCFFMTLAMLDDFILAVMAYDRYVAICLPLHYTTIMCPQRCLLLVATSWLCSNLLALSLTLQMAQVSFCASHSIPHFFCDLLPLLKLACSDTHTFQLIMFAEAALSGVLPLTCVLVSYAHIMNTILRIPSSGGKHKVFSTCGSHLTVVTLFYGTVFLVYFQPSSSYSADTGIVASIVYTMVTPMLNPFIYSLRNKDMKGALWKLFDLGKHCNL comes from the coding sequence ATGGGCTTCTCTGACCACCCAGAGCAGCAACCTCTCCTGTTCACACTCTTCTTGGGAATGTACCTGGTGACTTTATTGGGGAATCTGGCCATCATCCTGGCCATTGTCTCTGGCCAGCATCTTCAtacacccatgtacttcttcctagCCAACCTGTCCTTCATTGATACCTGCTTCACCTGCACCATTGTTCCCAAAGTGCTGACCAACATCCAAACCCAGCATCAAACCATCTCCCACACTGGGTGCCTTCTGCAGATGTGTTTCTTCATGACACTGGCCATGCTTGATGACTTCATATTGGCTGTgatggcctatgatcgctatgtggccatctgccttCCACTACACTACACCACTATCATGTGTCCCCAAAGATGCCTGTTGCTGGTGGCCACATCCTGGCTCTGCTCCAACCTCCTGGCCTTATCACTCACACTCCAGATGGCTCAAGTCTCCTTCTGTGCCTCCCATTCCATTCCACACTTTTTCTGTGATCTTCTCCCACTGCTCAAGCTTGCCTGCTCAGACACCCATACCTTTCAGCTCATAATGTTTGCTGAAGCTGCTCTCTCAGGTGTGCTCCCTCTCACTTGTGTCCTAGTCTCTTATGCCCATATCATGAATACCATCCTCAGGATCCCCTCTTCTGGGGGAAAGCATAAAGTCTTCTCTACCTGTGGTTCACATCTGACAGTGGTCACTCTGTTCTATGGAACTGTCTTTCTAGTATATTTCCAGCCATCATCCTCCTACTCAGCAGACACTGGAATAGTGGCATCCATTGTTTATACAATGGTCACCCCCATGCTCAATCCTTTTATCTACAGCTTAAGGAACAAAGACATGAAGGGAGCTTTGTGGAAACTGTTTGACTTGGGAAAACACTGTAATCTGTAA